A stretch of DNA from Micromonospora peucetia:
TTCAGCTGCGCCGACAGGGACGGGTCCAGGTCGAGCAGGGCCTCGGCGTCCGCGTCGGCCAGGGCGCGGGCTACCCCGTCGTCGTACGCCCCGGCGCGCGGGTCGTCGTAGCCGGGCGACTTCGGGCCGCGGCAGGCCGACCCGTCCGCCGTCACCAGCAGGGCGGTACGCGGTTCCGACTGCGCGCCGAGCGCCGCGCCCAACTCGGCGCACTGTGCCGGGGACGCGTCGGCCGCGACGGACCGGGCCAGCCGGGGCAGTTCGGTGCGGGAGCGGCCGACCAGCCACGCGCCGACGGTCAGGCTCAGCGGCAGCCGCTCGCCCCCGGCGCAGTTCACCTTCCAGAGCCGCACGTACCGGTCGAGGCCGTACTGCCGCAGCGAGCCGTAGTCGGCCGAGTTGAAGCGGGCGGTCTCCGGCCCGCCGCCGACCAGGACGATCACCTCGGGCTCGGCGGCGAGCAGCCCGGCGACGGCGGCGTCGCAGGCGACGCGGAGCTCGTCCAGCTCGGGTGCGGCGGCACCGGCCAGCTCGGGGACGATAAGCGGCGGGTGGGGGCAGACGGCGGCGGCGACCAGGGGCACCCGGCAACGGTATCGGCCCGACCGCGCCCGGCGCCCCGCACCCGGCCCGGGCGTTCCTGGCCCGGGTTCCCGGCCGATCGGTTCGTACGGCGTACGCCAGATTCCGACACTCCTCTCAGGGAGCCTGTCCGCAGGCGGTAGGACACCGTATGGTCACGGTCGGCGATAGGCGCTCGACGGGAACGGGGTCGCACCTGTGACAATGCCTGGGGAAACTTTGCTGCGCCGTGGCGGCGATCGCGGGACTGCTCCCCGACGCCGGGAGAACGAGGATGGGCACATGAGCGACTGGACTGCCTTCGGACGGGTGGACGCGGACGGCACCGTGTACGTCAAGACCACCGACGGTGAGCGGGTGGTCGGATCGTGGCAGGCGGGAGCGCCCGAGGAGGGACTGGCGCACTTCGCCCGCCGCTTCGACGACCTGGTGACGGAGGTCAACCTGACGGAAGCCCGGCTCAAGTCGGGCGCCGCCGACGCCGGCCACTCACTGACCACGATCCGGCGGATCCGTGCCTCGCTCGCCGAGGCGCACGTCGTCGGCGACATCGACGCGCTGGCGGCGCGGCTGGACCGGCTCGCCACGGTCGCCGAGGAGAAGGCCGGCGAAGCCAAGGCCGCCCGGGACGCGGCCCGAGTCGAGGCGCTCGCCCGCAAGCAGGCCCTGGTGGAGGAGGCGGAGAAGCTGGCCGCCGAGTCGACCGGCTGGAAGACCGCCGGGGACCGGCTCAAGGAGATCCTCGACGAGTGGAAGGCCATCCGCGGGGTCGACAAGAAGACCGACGGTGAGCTGTGGAAGCGGTTCGCCGCCGCGCGGGACGGCTTCACCCGCCGCCGGGGTGCCCACTTCGCCTCCCTCGACTCGCAGCGCAAGCAGGCGCAGACGGTCAAGGAGGAGTTGGTCGCCGAGGCCGAGAAGATCAAGGACTCCACCGAGTGGGCGGCCACCGCCAACCAGCTCAAGGACCTGATGAACCAGTGGAAGGCCGCTCCGCGGGCTTCCAAGGAGGCAGAGCAGAAGCTCTGGGAGCGGTTCCGGGCCGCGCAGGACGAGTTCTTCACCCGGCGCAGCGAGGTCTTCTCCGCCCGCGACAACGAGCAGCGGGGCAACCTGGAGCGCAAGCAGGCGCTGCTCGCCGAGGCCGAGGCGCTGGACGTCGACGGCGACCCGAAGGGCGCGCAGGCCAGGCTGCGGGACATCCAGGCGCAGTGGCACGAGGCCGGCCGGGTGCCCCGTGAGGCGGCAACCGGGCTGGAGCGCCGGCTGCGCGTCATCGACGAGAAGGTCCGTGAGGTGATGGACTCCGCGTGGCGGCGTACCACCAAGGAGGACAACCCCCTGCTCGCCCAGATGCGGGTGCAGGTCGCCGAGGCCGAGGAGCGGTTGGCCCGGGCCCAGGCGGCCGGGGACGCCCGCCGGGTCAAGGAGGCCGAGCAGGCGCTGGCCTCCAAGCGGCAGTTCCTCCAGCTCGCCGAGCAGGCCGGCTGAACTGAACCACCACGGAAGCCCCCGGTCCCTGAGGGACCGGGGGCTTCCGTCAGTCTTGGCACACCGACCGGGGGCCGCCACGCGGAGCCCCGGCTGGTGTCGGGTCAGTGCGCGGTGCAGCCCGTCGTCGGCGCGGGCGCCGTGGCCGGCGCACCGATCGTGGGCAGCCCGAGCAGCACCCCCGGCGTACGCGGGGCACGCCCCGCCTCGGCCGCGTCGCCGGCCCGGGTGCGCCGGTGTGCCAGCGGCTCGCCGTCGGCGTTGAGGTGGTGCGGGGCGGCGTAGGTCACGGTGGTGCGCACGATGTCGCCGGGGCGGATCCGACCGTCGTACGAACCCGCCGCGAAGTGGACCAGACGGCCGTCGCGGGCACGGCCGGACATCCGACCCGTGCGCTCGTCCTTGCGCCCCTCACCGACGGCGACCAGCACCTCGACGGGCTCCCCCACGAGCTTCCGGTTCTCCGCCCAGGTGATCTCCTCCACGCAGGCGATCAGCCGTTCGTAGCGCTCCTGCACGACCTGCTTGGGCAACTGGCCGTCCATTGTGGCGGCCGGCGTGCCGGGGCGCTTCGAGTACTGGAAGGTGAACGCGGAGGAGAAGCGGGCCGCACGGACCACGTCGAGGGTGCGCTCGAAGTCGGCGTCGGTCTCACCGGGGAAGCCGACGATGATGTCCGTGGTGATCGCCGCGTCCGGCATCGCCGCCCGGACCTTTTCGATGATGCCCAGGTAGCGGTCGGCCCGGTACGAGCGGCGCATCGCACGCAGCACGTCGTCGGAGCCCGACTGGAGCGGCATGTGCAGCGAGGGGCAGACGTTGGGCGTCTCGGCCATCGCGGCGATCACGTCGTCGGTGAAGTCCTTCGGGTGCGGGCTGGTGAACCGGACCCGCTCCAGCCCTTCGATGCCGCCACAGGCGCGCAGCAGCTTGCCGAAGGCGAGCCGATCGCCGAACTCGGTGCCGTAGGAGTTGACGTTCTGCCCGAGCAGCGTCACCTCCAGCACGCCCTCGTCGACCAGGGCGCGGACCTCGGAGAGGATGTCGCCGGGGCGGCGGTCCTTCTCCTTGCCCCGCAGAGCGGGCACGATGCAGAACGTGCAGGTGTTGTTGCAGCCGACGGAGATCGACACCCAGCCGGCGTACGTGGACTCGCGGCGGGTGGGCAGGGTCGAGGGGAAGACGTCGAGGGATTCGAGGATCTCCACCTCGGCCGCCGCGTTGTGCCTGGCCCGCTCCAGCAACACCGGCAGCGACCCGATGTTGTGCGTGCCGAACACCACGTCGACCCAGGGCGCCTTGCGGACGATCTCGCCCCGGTCCTTCTGGGCCAGGCAGCCGCCCACGGCGATCTGCATCCCCGGGTGCCTGGCTTTGACGGGGCGCAGGTGACCGAGGTTGCCGTAGAGCCGGTTGTCGGCGTTCTCCCGCACGGCGCAGGTGTTGAACACCATCACGTCCGGGTTGTCGTCGGCTTCGGCGGTGCGCACGTAGCCCGCCTGCTCCAGCAGGCCGGAAATGCGCTCGGAGTCGTGCACGTTCATCTGGCAGCCGTAGGTGCGCACCTGATAGGTGCGCGGGCTGCTCGCCGCTGCGGTAGTCATGACCCGGACAGCGTATCCGGGCCCACCCGAACGGATCGAACGAGGAGGAGCCATGTGTCGGAGCATCAAGACCCTGCGTGAGCCGTACGTCGCCGAGGTGAGCCCGGCCGACGTCGACGCCGCGGCGTTGCAGTACGTCCGCAAGATCTCGGGTTTCCGCAAGCCCGCCGCCCACAACGCCGCAGCCTTCGACACGGCGGTCGCCGCGGTCGCCGCAGCCACCGCGACCCTGCTCAGCGAGCTGGAGGTACGCGGCGCCCGCTCCGCCGGCGCGGCGACCTGACCTCTTCCCCGCCGGGCGGCGGGTGGACACCGGACAACTGGTGAAGCTGACCGGGGCGGACCTGGTCGGCCGCCGGGCCGGCCCGGGGACCCGTCGCGCGGGCCGGCCTGGGGACCCGTTGCGCGGGCCGGCCCGGGACCCGTTGCGCGGGCCGGCCTCAGGCGGCGGCGAGCGCGGGGAGCACCGAGTCCGGCGCCCAGCGCGAGCGGTGGCACTGCGACCAGCCACGGCAGCGGGGATCCGCCTCGGTGCACAGGCGCTGGTTGGCGAGCAGTTCGCCGTCGTCGGTCTCCCGGACGTCGAAGTGCACCGGCCGGATCGTGCCGTCGGGCGCGACGAGCAGGTGCCGACCGGCGTCGAGGGTGTCGTCGCGCAACAGGCAGTTGCGCTCCAGCAGCCGCGCCAACGCGGCTATGCTGCCGTGCTCGGAGAGCTGGTCAGGCACCCCGTAGCAGTCCACGATCGTGGCGAACTCCCCCGGCGCCTGCCAGACGTCGCAGATCACCGCGTACGTCGGCAGTCGGGCGGGATCCGCCGCCGCCAGGGGCATCACCACCCGGCCGAGCGCCTCGGCCAGTGCCGGGTAGACCTCCACCGGCCGCACCCGGTCGATTCTCCAGTTCCACAGCTCGGTCATGCCGCGCCTCCTCGCTGTGCTCGTCCCACCGGCCTCCGGATCGGGCCTTACTGACGATGGTGGGGGGCATATGACCTCAGCCGGGGGCAAGTTACCGGTCTGTGACCATTCCGGGCAAAATTCCCGTGGGCATCATTGCTCAGAGTAGCGGGAAGATGACAGTTTATCGGGTACGGTAGCCCGCCAACACGCCCCACCCCACCCCGACACCCACCCTCGCACCCCGCCCGGTGCCCACCCTCGCGCCCGCCCGGCGCCCACCCGACGCCCGCCCGACGCCCGCCCGACGCCCGCCCCGGCGATCTTGCACTTTGTGCCCCGACAAACCGCACGAAGCTCGTGTTTCGTGGGCCAAAAGTGCAAGATCGCGAGGGTGTGGGTGCGCGGAGGCGGGGAGGCGGGGAGGCGGGGAGGCGGGGAGGCGGGGAGGCGGGGAGGCGCGCCGGGGTTCGGGTACGGGTTGGGACTCAGCGCACGACGACGCGGTGTTGCCCGGGTGGCAGCAGCTCGCCGATCACGGTGGCGCCCGGCAGCTCACCGGCGACCAGCAGGCCGCCCGAGGTCTGCGCGTCTGCCAGCAACAGCCGCTCGTCCTCGCCGGTCCCGCCGAAGTCGGTCCACCCGGTGACCCACTCCAGGTTGCGCCGGCTGCCGCCGCTGACGTGCCCGTCGCGCACCGCGTCCCGGGCGCCGGCCAGGTAGGGCACCCGGGCCGCGTCGATCGCCACCGTCAGCCGGCTCGCCCGGGCCAGCTTGGACGCGTGCCCGAGCAGGCCGAAGCCGGTCACGTCGGTGCCGCAGCGGACACCGGCCGCCACCGCGGCCCGCGCCGCGTCCCGGTTGAGGGTGGTCATCGCGGCGACCGCCTCGGGGAAGCTCTCCCCGGTGGCCTTGTGCCGGGTGTTGAGCACCCCGACGCCGAGCGGCTTGGTCAGCGACAGCGGCAGGCCGGCCCGGCCCGCGTCCAGGGTGATCAGCTCCTCCGGCCGGACCACCCCGGTGACGGCCAGCCCGTACTTGGGGCCCTCGTCGTCGACGCTGTGCCCGCCGGCGAGGTGGCAGCCGGCGTCGCGGGCCACGTCCTGACCGCCGCGCAGCACCTCCCGGGCCAGCTCCAGCGGCAGCACGTCGCGCGGCCAGCAGAGCAGGTTGAGCGCGACGAGGGGGGTGCCGCCCATGGCGTACACGTCGGAAAGGGCGTTGGTCGCGGCGATGCGCCCCCAGTCGTACGCGTCATCGACGACGGGGGTGAAGAAGTCGGCGGTGGTGACCAGGCCGGTGCGCTCGTCGAGCCGGACCACGGCGGCGTCGTCGCCGTGGTCGAGCCCGACGAGCAGCTCGGTGGTGCCGGTGGCCGGGCCGAGCCCGGCGACCATGGTCTCCAGCTCTCCCGGGGGAATCTTGCACGCGCAGCCGCCACCCCGGGCGTACCGGGTCAGCCGTACCGGTTCGGTCATCCCCACATGATCTCCGGGCCGCCCGGGCACCGCTACTGCGGCGGGCCGGATCGGGGTCAAAATCGGACTCTTGACCCCGATCGGAACTGGTGTTATCGCTCCGTGACCAACTGAGTTGCGTGCCGCCACATCCCCCCGCCTACAGTTGCGCAACCGGGGGTCAACCGACCCGCGCGACGACAGGGACGGTGAACGACGTGACGACGGGCGAACCGCTCATCGTGCTGGACTCGGTCAACAAGTGGTTCGGGCCGCTGCACGTGCTGGACGACGTCTCACTGTCGGTCGGGCGCGGCGAGGTGGTCGTGGTGATCGGCCCGTCGGGCTCCGGCAAGTCGACGCTGTGCCGCACCATCAACCGCCTCGAACCGATCAGCTCCGGCACGATCACCTTCGACGGGCAGCCGCTACCGGCCGAGGGCAAGGCGCTGGCGAAGCTGCGCAGCGAGGTCGGCATGGTCTTCCAGTCGTTCAACCTCTTCGCGCACAAGACGATCCTCGAGAACGTCACTCTCGGACCGGTCAAGGTCCGCAAGGAGAAGCCTGCGGCGGCGCGCGAGCGCGGCCTGGCCCTGCTGGACCGGGTGGGCATCGCGAACCAGGCCGACAAGTTCCCGGCCCAGCTCTCCGGCGGTCAGCAGCAGCGGGTCGCGATCGCCCGAGCGCTGGCCATGCAGCCCAAGGCGATGCTCTTCGACGAGCCGACCAGCGCGCTGGACCCGGAGATGGTCGGCGAGGTGCTGGACGTGATGACGTCGCTGGCCCGCGAGGGCATGACCATGGTCGTGGTCACCCACGAGATGGGCTTCGCCCGGCACGCGGCGAACCGCGTCATCTTCATGGCCGACGGCCAACTGGTCGAGGACGCGCCGCCGGCCGAGTTCTTCGCCAACCCGCGCAGCGAGCGGGCCAAGGACTTCCTCTCCAAGATCCTCACGCACTAGGCGTCCGTACCTGGAGCGCGCCGTCCCCCGGCGGTTCCGTCGAAGCAAGGAGATGAACATGCGTATCACGCGCGTAGCGGCGCTCGCCGCGGCCGCCACCCTGGCGCTCGGCTTGACGGCCTGCGGTGGCGACGACGCCGAGGAGGGCACCGGCGCCGGCAGCAAGTCCTTCGCCGCCGGCAGCACCATGGAGCGTCTCAACAAGGCCCAGGCCATCAAGATCGGCACGAAGTTCGACCAGCCCGGCTTCGGCCAGAAGGGCCTCTCCGGCAAGCCGGAGGGCTTCGACGTCGAGGTCGCGAAGATCATCGTCAAGGAGCTCGGCATCCCCGAGGACAAGATCGAGTGGGTCGAGGCCCCCTCGAAGGTCCGCGAGGACGTGATCGTGAACGGCACGGTCGACCTGGTCGCCGCCACCTACACGATCAACGACAAGCGCAAGGAGCGCATCGCGTTCGCCGGGCCGTACTACGAGGCCGGCCAGAACATCATGGTGAAGAAGGACGACACCACCATCACCGGGCCGGACTCCTTCAA
This window harbors:
- a CDS encoding DUF349 domain-containing protein, producing the protein MSDWTAFGRVDADGTVYVKTTDGERVVGSWQAGAPEEGLAHFARRFDDLVTEVNLTEARLKSGAADAGHSLTTIRRIRASLAEAHVVGDIDALAARLDRLATVAEEKAGEAKAARDAARVEALARKQALVEEAEKLAAESTGWKTAGDRLKEILDEWKAIRGVDKKTDGELWKRFAAARDGFTRRRGAHFASLDSQRKQAQTVKEELVAEAEKIKDSTEWAATANQLKDLMNQWKAAPRASKEAEQKLWERFRAAQDEFFTRRSEVFSARDNEQRGNLERKQALLAEAEALDVDGDPKGAQARLRDIQAQWHEAGRVPREAATGLERRLRVIDEKVREVMDSAWRRTTKEDNPLLAQMRVQVAEAEERLARAQAAGDARRVKEAEQALASKRQFLQLAEQAG
- the miaB gene encoding tRNA (N6-isopentenyl adenosine(37)-C2)-methylthiotransferase MiaB; amino-acid sequence: MTTAAASSPRTYQVRTYGCQMNVHDSERISGLLEQAGYVRTAEADDNPDVMVFNTCAVRENADNRLYGNLGHLRPVKARHPGMQIAVGGCLAQKDRGEIVRKAPWVDVVFGTHNIGSLPVLLERARHNAAAEVEILESLDVFPSTLPTRRESTYAGWVSISVGCNNTCTFCIVPALRGKEKDRRPGDILSEVRALVDEGVLEVTLLGQNVNSYGTEFGDRLAFGKLLRACGGIEGLERVRFTSPHPKDFTDDVIAAMAETPNVCPSLHMPLQSGSDDVLRAMRRSYRADRYLGIIEKVRAAMPDAAITTDIIVGFPGETDADFERTLDVVRAARFSSAFTFQYSKRPGTPAATMDGQLPKQVVQERYERLIACVEEITWAENRKLVGEPVEVLVAVGEGRKDERTGRMSGRARDGRLVHFAAGSYDGRIRPGDIVRTTVTYAAPHHLNADGEPLAHRRTRAGDAAEAGRAPRTPGVLLGLPTIGAPATAPAPTTGCTAH
- a CDS encoding DUF2277 family protein, whose translation is MCRSIKTLREPYVAEVSPADVDAAALQYVRKISGFRKPAAHNAAAFDTAVAAVAAATATLLSELEVRGARSAGAAT
- the selD gene encoding selenide, water dikinase SelD, with translation MGMTEPVRLTRYARGGGCACKIPPGELETMVAGLGPATGTTELLVGLDHGDDAAVVRLDERTGLVTTADFFTPVVDDAYDWGRIAATNALSDVYAMGGTPLVALNLLCWPRDVLPLELAREVLRGGQDVARDAGCHLAGGHSVDDEGPKYGLAVTGVVRPEELITLDAGRAGLPLSLTKPLGVGVLNTRHKATGESFPEAVAAMTTLNRDAARAAVAAGVRCGTDVTGFGLLGHASKLARASRLTVAIDAARVPYLAGARDAVRDGHVSGGSRRNLEWVTGWTDFGGTGEDERLLLADAQTSGGLLVAGELPGATVIGELLPPGQHRVVVR
- a CDS encoding amino acid ABC transporter ATP-binding protein translates to MNDVTTGEPLIVLDSVNKWFGPLHVLDDVSLSVGRGEVVVVIGPSGSGKSTLCRTINRLEPISSGTITFDGQPLPAEGKALAKLRSEVGMVFQSFNLFAHKTILENVTLGPVKVRKEKPAAARERGLALLDRVGIANQADKFPAQLSGGQQQRVAIARALAMQPKAMLFDEPTSALDPEMVGEVLDVMTSLAREGMTMVVVTHEMGFARHAANRVIFMADGQLVEDAPPAEFFANPRSERAKDFLSKILTH
- a CDS encoding glutamate ABC transporter substrate-binding protein; this translates as MRITRVAALAAAATLALGLTACGGDDAEEGTGAGSKSFAAGSTMERLNKAQAIKIGTKFDQPGFGQKGLSGKPEGFDVEVAKIIVKELGIPEDKIEWVEAPSKVREDVIVNGTVDLVAATYTINDKRKERIAFAGPYYEAGQNIMVKKDDTTITGPDSFKDGTKKVCSVTGSTPAEEIKKHVKDIATQVVLFDTYDKCRDALKGGQVDAVTTDNVILLGYIAKDETSSFKLAGDNFTKEPYGLGVKKEDTDFRNFVNDTLEKAYADGSWKKAWDGTAGKFGATLGSAPAVNRY